One stretch of Schlesneria sp. DSM 10557 DNA includes these proteins:
- a CDS encoding DUF1501 domain-containing protein, whose protein sequence is MDLFQQYARNITRRHFFQQGSNAVGWAALASLLGQPAQRPVLAAESGPDLAGLLHHAPKAKHVIYLHMVGGPPQMDLFDYKPVMNDWYDKDLPESIRNGQRLTTMTSGQSRFPIAPSKFKFEQAGECGMWVTELLPWTKKVVDDMCFMRTMNTEAINHEPAITFMQTGNQNTGRPCLGAWTSYGLGSLNDDLPTFVVMVANPTNTEQVQAISARLWQSGYLPGEHAGVSFRSSGDPILYINNPPGVPSQMRRRTLDGLRQLNEQTYAQLADPETRTRIEQYELAYRMQTSVPELTNLATESEATFNLYGDEAKKPGSFTNNVLLARRLVERGVRFVQIYLNNWDTHANVAGRLPSQCRDVDQACYALIQDLKQRGLFDQTLIIWGGEFGRTIYSQGGLSKENYGRDHHPRCFTMWMAGGGARGGQIYGETDDFSYNIVKDPVSVHDFHATVLHMMGFDHERFTYRFQGLDQKLTGVEPAKVIPELLA, encoded by the coding sequence ATGGACCTGTTTCAGCAATATGCCCGCAACATTACCAGGCGTCACTTTTTTCAACAGGGATCGAATGCCGTCGGTTGGGCGGCACTCGCGTCCTTGTTGGGGCAGCCTGCTCAACGGCCCGTTCTGGCTGCCGAGTCGGGGCCCGATCTGGCGGGATTACTGCATCACGCCCCGAAGGCCAAGCACGTGATCTATCTGCATATGGTCGGAGGACCACCGCAGATGGACCTGTTCGATTACAAACCCGTCATGAACGACTGGTACGACAAGGATTTGCCCGAGTCGATCCGGAACGGCCAGCGTTTGACGACGATGACATCGGGCCAGTCTCGATTTCCCATCGCTCCCTCCAAGTTCAAGTTTGAACAGGCGGGGGAATGCGGCATGTGGGTGACGGAACTGCTGCCGTGGACGAAAAAAGTCGTCGACGATATGTGCTTCATGCGGACGATGAACACAGAAGCGATCAACCACGAACCCGCGATCACGTTCATGCAGACGGGAAACCAGAATACGGGACGCCCCTGTCTGGGGGCGTGGACGTCGTATGGTCTGGGGTCGCTGAACGATGACCTGCCAACCTTTGTTGTCATGGTGGCCAATCCGACGAATACAGAGCAGGTCCAGGCGATTTCTGCCCGGCTCTGGCAATCGGGGTATCTTCCCGGAGAGCATGCGGGGGTTTCGTTCCGCAGCAGTGGAGATCCGATTCTGTATATCAATAACCCCCCTGGCGTTCCCAGCCAGATGCGACGGCGAACACTGGACGGTCTGCGGCAGCTCAACGAACAGACGTACGCTCAACTGGCAGACCCCGAGACGCGGACGCGGATTGAACAATACGAGTTGGCATACCGAATGCAGACCAGTGTCCCGGAGCTGACGAATCTGGCGACAGAATCAGAAGCGACGTTCAATCTCTACGGTGACGAAGCCAAGAAGCCAGGATCCTTTACGAACAATGTGCTGCTCGCTCGGCGACTCGTCGAGCGGGGGGTGCGGTTCGTCCAGATCTACCTCAACAACTGGGATACGCATGCGAATGTGGCCGGGCGCCTTCCGAGCCAGTGTCGGGACGTCGATCAGGCCTGCTACGCGCTGATTCAGGATTTGAAGCAGCGAGGCCTGTTTGACCAGACATTGATCATCTGGGGGGGAGAATTCGGGCGGACGATTTATTCGCAAGGGGGCCTGTCGAAAGAAAATTACGGCCGTGACCACCATCCTCGTTGTTTCACGATGTGGATGGCAGGGGGCGGGGCCCGTGGAGGACAGATTTACGGGGAAACTGACGATTTCAGTTACAATATCGTGAAGGATCCCGTCTCGGTCCACGATTTCCACGCGACTGTCCTGCACATGATGGGATTCGATCACGAACGATTCACATACCGATTCCAGGGGCTGGATCAGAAGTTAACGGGGGTAGAGCCAGCCAAAGTGATTCCCGAACTTTTGGCGTGA
- a CDS encoding acetylxylan esterase, with translation MKSETEMHRRMLIVTVCLLLLNSRLVLGQDNGASFLSFIKNQAQTLRAGDVPPASMDDWKQRRAALRENLLKAWGGFPETDCDLSPQVLGTFQRDGYRVEKLVFQTRPGVWMTANAYVPDQPGKRPAILQVHGHWAGAKQDPAVQSRCIGSVKLGYFVLCVDAFGSGERAVGKALGEYHGEMTAATVLPVGLPLSGLQVYENRRAVDYLRSRPEVDPDRIGITGASGGGNQTMYAGAFDERLKCVVPTCSVGNYQAYLGAACCFCEVVPGALRFTEEGDVLGLAANRGLMVTSATKDAFQFSVDEARKSVARAEAIARLFGTSTKHTIIESPHDYNQEMREAMYGWMAKHLKGEGDGSPIPEPPVQPEPREMLLCYPNESRPDDYLTIPRFAATEAIRLAEQRPVPADRAEWEKARPKRVESLIQVLGGQPERTALDLAVEPGNSDKDQKLAFNVEPGLRTVARRDLPEKPGRLAIVLDLDGGLERAWSGDLATRLRDGGWAVVTPELRATGQFADPRDKIGHAPDHNTAEWSIWIGRPLLGQWVWDVRRTLDAIAERDGSLPHDVLITGQGTAGLVALCAAALDQRITRVTAVDSLGSYVTDQPYRTLRMGLMVPGILRDFGDVGEIAALVAPRPVTIQGGVSGGGQPLDTARLTAAYSSTRKVFELLEAPSVLLLQGGRD, from the coding sequence TTGAAGAGCGAAACTGAGATGCACCGTCGCATGCTGATCGTTACGGTCTGTTTGCTGTTACTGAATAGTCGACTGGTCCTGGGACAGGACAATGGGGCCTCATTCCTGTCGTTCATCAAGAATCAGGCCCAGACGCTGCGTGCAGGGGACGTCCCCCCCGCGTCGATGGATGACTGGAAGCAGCGGCGCGCTGCACTACGGGAGAACCTGCTGAAGGCGTGGGGTGGGTTCCCTGAGACAGACTGTGACCTGTCTCCGCAGGTGCTGGGGACCTTTCAGCGAGACGGTTACCGCGTCGAGAAGCTGGTCTTTCAGACGCGCCCGGGAGTCTGGATGACGGCCAACGCCTACGTTCCCGATCAACCGGGGAAACGTCCTGCAATCCTGCAAGTTCATGGTCACTGGGCGGGGGCAAAGCAGGATCCGGCAGTTCAGTCACGGTGCATCGGGTCCGTCAAGCTGGGCTATTTTGTGCTTTGTGTGGATGCGTTCGGTTCAGGCGAACGAGCTGTTGGAAAAGCGTTGGGTGAATATCACGGTGAGATGACCGCGGCGACGGTGTTGCCCGTCGGACTGCCTCTTTCCGGACTTCAGGTCTATGAGAATCGACGGGCTGTGGATTACCTGCGGAGCCGGCCCGAAGTGGACCCGGATCGGATCGGCATTACCGGCGCCAGTGGCGGCGGCAACCAGACGATGTACGCCGGGGCGTTTGATGAACGGCTGAAGTGCGTTGTCCCGACCTGTTCGGTGGGGAATTATCAGGCCTATCTGGGGGCGGCTTGCTGCTTCTGTGAGGTGGTACCAGGGGCATTGCGATTCACGGAAGAAGGTGATGTGCTGGGACTCGCCGCGAACCGGGGGCTGATGGTGACCAGTGCGACGAAGGACGCCTTTCAGTTCTCTGTGGATGAGGCACGAAAATCGGTCGCCCGGGCCGAAGCGATCGCGCGCCTGTTCGGTACGTCTACCAAACATACCATCATTGAGTCGCCTCACGATTACAATCAGGAAATGCGGGAAGCGATGTATGGCTGGATGGCGAAGCACCTGAAGGGAGAAGGGGATGGTTCACCCATTCCGGAACCACCCGTGCAACCTGAGCCCCGCGAGATGCTGCTGTGTTACCCCAATGAATCGCGGCCGGACGACTATCTGACGATTCCTCGCTTTGCCGCCACCGAGGCGATTCGCCTGGCGGAACAGCGGCCCGTTCCCGCAGATCGAGCAGAATGGGAGAAGGCTCGGCCCAAGCGAGTGGAAAGTCTGATTCAGGTTCTGGGTGGACAGCCCGAGCGGACGGCTCTTGATCTGGCCGTCGAGCCGGGCAATTCGGATAAGGACCAGAAGCTGGCGTTCAACGTCGAACCGGGTCTACGGACCGTCGCACGCCGCGATCTGCCAGAAAAACCGGGTCGTCTGGCGATCGTGCTGGATCTGGATGGAGGCTTGGAGCGAGCCTGGTCGGGTGATCTGGCGACTCGTCTGCGTGACGGGGGCTGGGCTGTGGTGACTCCTGAGCTGCGAGCCACCGGACAGTTCGCCGATCCTCGGGACAAAATTGGTCACGCACCGGACCACAACACGGCCGAGTGGTCGATATGGATCGGTCGCCCGCTGCTCGGTCAATGGGTCTGGGACGTGCGCCGAACTCTGGATGCCATCGCTGAACGTGACGGTTCCTTGCCGCATGACGTTCTGATTACGGGGCAGGGAACGGCGGGGCTGGTTGCTTTGTGCGCCGCCGCACTGGATCAGCGGATCACGCGAGTGACCGCCGTCGATTCACTGGGCAGCTATGTGACGGATCAGCCCTATCGAACCTTGCGGATGGGGCTGATGGTGCCGGGCATCCTGCGCGACTTTGGCGACGTGGGAGAGATTGCCGCTCTGGTGGCACCTCGACCGGTTACGATTCAGGGGGGAGTCTCGGGGGGCGGCCAGCCGCTCGATACGGCACGCCTGACCGCAGCCTACAGCAGCACCCGGAAAGTGTTTGAGCTGCTGGAAGCACCCAGCGTGCTGCTGCTGCAGGGGGGACGAGACTGA
- the rseP gene encoding RIP metalloprotease RseP produces the protein MEILAVDLLKIFNNLTNIGLAAIGLGLVIFLHELGHFAVAKWCNVFVERFSIGFGPVLFSRKWGETEYALSLIPFGGYVKMLGQDDADPSQLTNEEIAQDPRSYVAKSVFQRMAIISAGVIMNVLTALLFFVIVFKTGFPTSPSQIGNVRPGMPAWEAGLDAGDRINKINDSSVSTFPELQLAVALSSGPLKLEGTHADGSPFQVTVNPDASGNHPRIGVTPMESLTVYQISPSHATARATPPFRRGDRIQKVNDTPVATSVDFHREVAANAGATLTVTVQRAKDENGETLPEPTTETITITDNFFRTLGLTLDSGPIAAVRQGSPAEKAGLRKNDKLAVLDGLNIGTQIDPLKLPVEFAKRAGKEIEVIVTRQNTGAGQESVTLKLTPDNIPGWLDQPVQEGEPLSIPSIGAAFHILPVILSVEPGSSAEKLGVKPGPIKKLSLTRRETVPPTQDEIKDAVHTINLDDADGKKNRNNCAFAFWRVQQLPDRKVTLTVLEDGKLKDIELEPQPDPEWPLPIIGLGLEAEQLVQKADTLGQACMMSFAHTKSSALNIYLTLRSLVTGRVSYKELHGPLGIANAAYQVAQQGWIAMLLFLGFLSVNLAVLNFLPIPVLDGGHMVFLIWEAVTRRRPSERVMIGATYAGFAFLLCLMALVLYLDLFIHPFAKK, from the coding sequence ATGGAAATCCTCGCAGTCGACTTGCTGAAGATCTTTAACAACCTGACTAACATCGGACTGGCGGCGATCGGGCTGGGTCTGGTGATCTTCTTACATGAATTGGGCCACTTCGCCGTCGCCAAGTGGTGCAATGTCTTTGTCGAGCGATTCAGCATCGGCTTCGGCCCCGTCCTCTTCAGCCGTAAGTGGGGCGAAACCGAATACGCCCTGTCACTGATCCCGTTCGGTGGTTACGTCAAGATGCTGGGTCAGGATGATGCCGACCCGAGTCAGCTTACCAACGAAGAAATCGCTCAGGACCCCCGGTCCTACGTCGCCAAGTCCGTCTTTCAGCGAATGGCGATCATCTCGGCCGGCGTGATTATGAACGTCCTGACCGCGCTGCTGTTCTTCGTCATTGTCTTCAAAACGGGCTTTCCCACATCGCCCTCACAGATTGGCAATGTCCGCCCCGGAATGCCCGCATGGGAGGCAGGACTGGATGCCGGCGATCGCATCAACAAGATCAACGACAGTTCCGTCAGCACTTTCCCGGAACTGCAGCTCGCCGTTGCACTCTCGTCCGGTCCGCTGAAGCTTGAGGGAACTCACGCTGATGGGTCCCCATTCCAGGTCACCGTCAATCCAGACGCGTCGGGCAATCATCCCCGTATCGGCGTCACCCCGATGGAAAGCCTGACCGTCTACCAGATCTCTCCCAGTCATGCGACAGCACGAGCCACTCCGCCGTTCCGCCGCGGCGATCGTATTCAGAAAGTGAACGACACCCCCGTTGCGACATCCGTGGACTTCCATCGGGAAGTCGCTGCGAACGCCGGTGCAACACTGACGGTGACGGTGCAGCGCGCCAAGGATGAAAACGGCGAGACACTGCCAGAGCCGACCACCGAAACGATCACAATCACGGATAATTTCTTCCGTACGCTCGGCCTCACCCTGGACTCCGGCCCCATCGCCGCTGTGCGACAGGGATCCCCTGCCGAGAAAGCGGGACTGCGAAAGAACGATAAGCTCGCCGTGCTCGATGGCCTGAACATCGGCACGCAGATCGATCCGCTGAAGCTTCCTGTCGAGTTCGCCAAGCGAGCCGGTAAGGAGATCGAAGTGATTGTCACCCGCCAGAACACCGGGGCGGGACAGGAAAGTGTCACCCTGAAGCTGACCCCCGACAACATCCCCGGCTGGCTTGATCAGCCCGTTCAGGAAGGGGAACCTCTGTCGATTCCGTCGATCGGAGCCGCCTTCCACATTCTGCCTGTCATTCTCTCGGTCGAACCCGGTAGCTCTGCCGAGAAGCTGGGAGTGAAACCGGGACCGATCAAGAAGCTGAGCCTCACCCGCCGCGAGACGGTTCCGCCGACCCAGGACGAAATCAAAGATGCCGTCCACACCATTAACCTGGACGACGCAGACGGCAAGAAAAACCGCAACAACTGTGCGTTTGCCTTCTGGCGGGTTCAACAGCTTCCCGACCGAAAAGTCACACTGACGGTTCTGGAAGACGGCAAGCTGAAAGATATCGAGCTGGAACCACAGCCTGATCCCGAATGGCCGCTGCCGATCATCGGTCTGGGTCTGGAAGCCGAACAGCTGGTCCAGAAAGCCGACACTCTGGGCCAGGCCTGCATGATGTCGTTTGCTCACACAAAGAGCTCAGCACTCAACATCTACCTGACCCTGCGCAGCCTCGTGACAGGCCGCGTCTCTTACAAGGAACTGCACGGACCACTGGGCATTGCCAACGCCGCCTATCAGGTGGCACAGCAGGGCTGGATCGCCATGTTGCTGTTCCTGGGATTCCTGAGCGTGAACCTGGCAGTGCTGAACTTCCTGCCGATCCCCGTGCTGGATGGTGGTCACATGGTCTTCCTGATCTGGGAAGCCGTTACACGCCGACGGCCAAGTGAACGAGTCATGATCGGGGCGACATACGCGGGCTTTGCCTTCCTGCTCTGCCTGATGGCCCTGGTCCTGTATCTCGACCTGTTCATCCACCCCTTCGCCAAGAAATAG
- a CDS encoding PfkB family carbohydrate kinase, with protein MLKISPTGDLDLLSLGALVHRLDPGIIPFRKASECRIHVSGGEFNVAANLSDCFRLKTGVASAMVNYPIGDLIAERVRAMGVKPFYKRFEHDGVTGPNMATVYSDQGLGVRAPVVFYNRCNEAAAQLKAGDFDWKSIMAGGVRWFHSGGIFSALSSTTPDLIIEGMKAAKAAGAIVSFDLNFRAKLWQISGGLATAQQTLRRIVENVDVLVGNEEDLQKGLGLKGPDVEAKSKIDPAAFVAMMDDVAKQLPNIKVVATTLREVHTTNRHDWSAVCWYEGKTYNAPTCELDVYDRVGGGDGFAAGFIYGLLSGKSPDEAIKLGWAHGALLTTFPGDTTMATLEQVESFAKGGSARIQR; from the coding sequence ATGCTCAAGATTTCCCCCACTGGCGATTTAGACCTGCTTTCGCTGGGGGCACTCGTGCACCGACTTGACCCCGGTATCATCCCTTTCCGTAAAGCCTCGGAATGCCGTATTCACGTCAGTGGTGGAGAATTCAACGTCGCCGCCAACCTGTCGGATTGCTTCCGCCTCAAGACCGGTGTCGCCTCGGCCATGGTGAACTACCCCATCGGCGATCTGATCGCTGAGCGAGTTCGCGCGATGGGGGTTAAGCCGTTCTACAAGCGCTTTGAGCATGACGGCGTGACCGGCCCTAACATGGCCACTGTCTACAGCGATCAGGGACTGGGCGTACGCGCTCCCGTCGTCTTCTACAACCGCTGTAACGAAGCGGCCGCTCAGTTGAAAGCGGGCGACTTCGACTGGAAGTCGATCATGGCAGGTGGCGTTCGCTGGTTCCACAGCGGGGGGATCTTCTCGGCTCTCTCTTCGACCACACCTGACCTGATCATCGAAGGGATGAAGGCCGCCAAAGCCGCAGGCGCCATCGTTTCGTTCGACCTGAACTTCCGCGCCAAGCTCTGGCAGATCTCCGGCGGGCTTGCCACGGCTCAGCAGACGCTGCGTCGGATTGTCGAGAACGTCGACGTTCTGGTCGGAAACGAAGAAGACCTGCAGAAGGGCCTGGGACTGAAGGGCCCCGACGTAGAAGCCAAGTCGAAAATCGACCCTGCCGCCTTCGTTGCCATGATGGACGACGTCGCCAAGCAGCTCCCGAACATCAAGGTCGTAGCCACGACCCTGCGGGAAGTCCATACCACCAACCGGCACGACTGGAGTGCCGTCTGCTGGTACGAAGGGAAGACCTACAACGCACCAACCTGCGAACTCGACGTGTACGACCGCGTCGGTGGTGGCGACGGCTTCGCCGCGGGATTCATCTACGGGTTGCTGAGCGGTAAATCTCCCGATGAAGCCATCAAGCTCGGCTGGGCCCATGGTGCTCTGCTCACCACGTTCCCCGGCGATACGACGATGGCGACACTGGAACAGGTCGAATCCTTTGCCAAGGGTGGCTCGGCCCGCATCCAGCGCTAA
- a CDS encoding 1-deoxy-D-xylulose-5-phosphate reductoisomerase encodes MNRIAVLGATGSIGTSCLDVIAAHGSRLQVAALTAHARWESLAQQCHQFKPQFAVISDPAVRAQMGGNAFPRETEVLFGPDALERISAHQDVDTVVCGIVGAAGLRGAWAAIEARKRVAIANKETLVVAGPLVMDLAARTGADLIPVDSEHSAIFQALLGGRRKDLKRIVLTASGGPFRGWSKERLERDVTIERALAHPTWQMGPKITVDSASMMNKALEVIEARWLFDLEFDQIGVMIHPQSIVHSFVEFIDGSVLAQLSPPDMKLPIQYALTYPERWTASGPSMNWAQSYQLEFFPPDLEAFPALQLGFEVARRGGTCGAVLNAGNEVAVQRFLDGSLKFTEIPQACGDILNGHNFDAQPSLSELLRLDEWARKEMQAWKSSQSTC; translated from the coding sequence ATGAACCGGATCGCCGTCTTGGGCGCAACCGGCTCGATTGGCACCAGTTGTCTCGATGTCATTGCCGCACACGGTTCCCGTCTGCAGGTAGCGGCTTTGACCGCGCACGCTCGCTGGGAATCTCTGGCACAGCAGTGTCACCAGTTCAAGCCTCAGTTCGCCGTGATTTCTGACCCTGCGGTCCGCGCGCAGATGGGTGGCAACGCCTTCCCGCGCGAGACCGAAGTTCTCTTCGGACCTGATGCTCTGGAACGGATCTCCGCACACCAGGACGTGGACACCGTGGTCTGCGGGATCGTCGGAGCCGCCGGACTTCGTGGAGCATGGGCCGCGATTGAAGCCAGAAAACGGGTCGCCATCGCCAATAAAGAGACACTCGTCGTCGCGGGCCCGCTCGTCATGGACCTCGCCGCGAGAACAGGTGCAGACCTAATCCCCGTCGACAGCGAACATAGCGCCATCTTCCAGGCTCTCCTCGGAGGACGACGCAAAGACCTGAAGCGGATCGTGCTGACCGCCAGTGGCGGGCCGTTTCGTGGCTGGTCGAAAGAGCGGCTCGAACGCGATGTCACGATCGAACGGGCGCTGGCTCACCCCACCTGGCAGATGGGTCCCAAGATTACGGTCGACTCGGCCAGCATGATGAACAAGGCGCTGGAAGTGATCGAAGCGCGTTGGCTTTTCGATCTTGAATTCGACCAGATCGGCGTAATGATTCACCCGCAGTCCATCGTGCATTCGTTCGTCGAGTTCATTGATGGCAGCGTTCTCGCACAGCTTTCACCACCTGACATGAAGCTACCAATCCAGTACGCATTGACCTACCCAGAACGATGGACGGCTTCCGGTCCATCGATGAACTGGGCTCAATCGTACCAGCTCGAATTCTTCCCCCCGGATCTCGAAGCGTTTCCCGCTTTACAACTTGGATTTGAAGTCGCTCGCCGTGGGGGCACCTGCGGTGCGGTATTGAATGCGGGCAACGAAGTTGCCGTGCAGCGTTTTTTAGATGGCAGCTTGAAATTTACAGAGATCCCGCAAGCCTGCGGAGATATTCTGAACGGACACAACTTCGATGCTCAACCATCCCTGTCGGAGCTGCTTCGGCTGGATGAGTGGGCTCGAAAGGAGATGCAAGCATGGAAATCCTCGCAGTCGACTTGCTGA
- the lpxA gene encoding acyl-ACP--UDP-N-acetylglucosamine O-acyltransferase, whose product MPRTISPLSQVDAQAQIGDDVEIGPFCVIGPHVKLGNACKLDSHVSLIGHTTIGDRNRFYPGAVIGGEPQDIGYSGSPTRVEIGDDNLFREGVTVNRGADKEDGVTRIGHRNFLMANAHVAHNCHVFNNVILCNGSLLGGHVHVQDYAIVSGNSVVHHFATLGTGCFISGGCRAPQDIPPFMLAAGSDKPEIVTVNVVGMRRRGISENAINLVRQAYKLIFREHVKLEEVRERLSEQTDGVLPIELMTLLNFCEQSAKGKNGRARESLRGKPSASEETKAA is encoded by the coding sequence ATGCCGCGAACGATCTCACCCTTGTCGCAAGTAGATGCTCAAGCTCAGATCGGCGACGATGTCGAGATCGGCCCCTTCTGCGTCATTGGTCCCCACGTCAAGCTGGGGAACGCCTGCAAGCTCGACAGCCATGTCTCGCTGATCGGCCACACCACCATCGGTGACCGAAACCGGTTTTACCCCGGAGCCGTCATCGGGGGCGAGCCACAAGATATCGGCTACAGCGGTTCACCAACCCGAGTCGAAATCGGCGACGACAACCTGTTTCGCGAAGGAGTGACCGTCAATCGCGGAGCCGACAAGGAAGACGGTGTGACCCGGATTGGTCATCGTAACTTCCTGATGGCGAACGCCCACGTCGCCCACAACTGCCACGTCTTCAACAACGTCATCCTGTGCAACGGCAGTCTGCTCGGTGGACACGTGCACGTTCAGGATTACGCGATTGTCTCGGGCAACTCGGTCGTTCACCACTTCGCGACACTCGGAACGGGCTGCTTTATCAGCGGCGGTTGCCGGGCTCCTCAGGACATTCCTCCTTTCATGCTTGCCGCCGGCAGCGACAAGCCGGAAATCGTCACGGTCAACGTCGTCGGAATGCGTCGACGTGGAATCTCTGAGAACGCGATCAATCTGGTCCGCCAGGCCTACAAACTGATCTTCCGGGAACACGTCAAGCTGGAAGAAGTTCGCGAACGGTTGTCGGAACAGACCGACGGGGTCCTGCCGATCGAACTCATGACATTGCTCAACTTCTGTGAGCAATCCGCCAAAGGCAAGAATGGCCGAGCACGCGAAAGCCTTCGCGGCAAGCCTTCCGCCAGTGAAGAAACCAAGGCCGCGTAA
- a CDS encoding Gfo/Idh/MocA family oxidoreductase: MKRLRVAVIGVGALGRHHARILSEMEGVELIAVADSQAQRGQEVANKHHTCWVADYHDLLDRNVVDAVSVVVPTVAHRKVAGAFLELGIPVLVEKPLAGSVKHARELVELATQNETLLQVGHIERFNPAFQSAQKLISSPKYIRCERTSTYTFRSTDIGVVHDLMIHDIDLVLSLVKSTVSRCEAFGIGVMGQNEDAAQARLYFENGCIADLTASRISPTVSRSMTAWSASGCVTVDLNQRDVKRYAPGLALTHGMPPLQRAAQPGADLEALKKDVFGQFIKIEEAPVEAGGPDALTQELREFVHCAVTGEKPLVDGLQALDAMSVADRILDKVAKHQWDGHAQGPMGPYPQSTVPLRRVA, encoded by the coding sequence ATGAAACGATTGCGAGTCGCGGTGATTGGGGTTGGCGCTCTGGGCCGCCATCATGCTCGAATCCTCAGTGAGATGGAGGGAGTCGAGCTGATCGCCGTTGCCGACAGCCAGGCCCAGCGGGGTCAGGAAGTCGCCAACAAGCATCACACGTGCTGGGTCGCCGACTACCACGATCTGCTCGATCGAAATGTCGTCGACGCCGTTTCTGTCGTGGTTCCCACCGTCGCCCATCGCAAGGTAGCCGGTGCCTTTCTGGAACTGGGAATTCCGGTCCTCGTGGAAAAGCCCCTGGCCGGTTCGGTCAAGCACGCACGGGAACTCGTCGAACTTGCGACGCAGAACGAAACACTGCTGCAGGTGGGACACATCGAACGATTCAATCCCGCCTTCCAGTCTGCTCAGAAACTGATCTCGTCGCCCAAATACATCCGGTGCGAACGAACCAGCACGTACACCTTCCGTTCAACTGATATCGGCGTCGTCCACGACCTGATGATTCACGATATTGACCTCGTCCTTTCACTGGTGAAAAGTACCGTGAGTCGCTGCGAAGCATTCGGAATTGGCGTGATGGGCCAGAACGAAGACGCGGCCCAGGCCCGACTGTACTTCGAGAACGGCTGCATCGCCGATTTGACAGCCAGTCGCATCAGCCCGACGGTGTCTCGCTCAATGACCGCCTGGTCCGCGTCCGGTTGCGTCACTGTCGACCTGAATCAGCGGGACGTCAAACGCTATGCACCAGGACTTGCCCTGACTCACGGAATGCCACCGTTGCAACGAGCGGCTCAACCCGGTGCCGACCTGGAAGCACTGAAGAAGGACGTCTTCGGCCAGTTCATCAAAATCGAAGAAGCTCCGGTCGAAGCGGGCGGCCCTGACGCCCTGACTCAGGAACTGCGTGAATTCGTTCATTGTGCAGTCACCGGCGAGAAACCGCTGGTCGACGGCCTGCAGGCACTCGACGCAATGTCTGTCGCAGATCGCATTCTGGACAAGGTCGCTAAACATCAGTGGGATGGACACGCGCAGGGTCCGATGGGACCGTACCCGCAGTCCACGGTACCGCTTCGCCGCGTCGCCTAA
- a CDS encoding TPM domain-containing protein, whose protein sequence is MLGQRSNQMTKLGLVFGIVLAGMTTLASAGEVVDKAKFFSPEAIEKANRAISSIEKSSGLDIQIETYPTVPADKAEALARMDREEKQELIRDWTKERAKALKHNGALILICKDPARIESWFSGSLRDRGFSRSDRDAITMAIVSGFKSKNYDEALTATIGKIGSVYSSLKGTGLRSSLRPSGSTPPPPPIPHRQVIERRNQMSWTPVIWVVGLVLFGIFVISMLSRLFGGGSSQGMAGPGQYGRGPGYGGYGGYGGGGGGGGFLSGLAGGLFGAAAGHWLYDSFSGRSAHAQELPHSQSDPMTSGGSFGDDNRAQDAGWSDEGSSTGGGWFDSGDGGDFGSGGDFGDGGDFGSGDSF, encoded by the coding sequence ATGTTGGGACAGCGATCGAATCAGATGACAAAGCTGGGTCTGGTGTTTGGTATCGTACTGGCGGGGATGACCACACTGGCTTCGGCCGGAGAGGTGGTGGACAAGGCCAAGTTTTTTAGTCCGGAAGCGATTGAGAAAGCCAATCGGGCGATCAGCTCGATCGAAAAGTCGTCCGGGCTGGATATTCAGATCGAGACGTATCCGACGGTTCCTGCCGACAAAGCCGAGGCTCTAGCGCGGATGGACCGCGAAGAAAAACAGGAATTGATTCGCGACTGGACCAAAGAACGGGCCAAGGCACTCAAGCATAACGGTGCGTTGATCCTGATTTGTAAGGATCCGGCACGAATCGAAAGCTGGTTCAGCGGCAGTCTGCGGGATCGGGGTTTCAGCCGATCCGACCGGGACGCCATCACCATGGCGATTGTGAGTGGCTTTAAGTCAAAGAATTACGACGAAGCGCTCACTGCGACGATCGGTAAAATCGGGTCTGTCTACTCCAGCCTGAAAGGGACAGGACTCAGGTCAAGTCTGAGACCTTCCGGTTCCACTCCGCCCCCCCCACCGATTCCTCATCGGCAGGTGATCGAGCGTCGGAATCAGATGAGCTGGACGCCAGTCATCTGGGTCGTGGGATTGGTGCTGTTCGGGATCTTTGTGATTTCGATGCTGTCACGGCTGTTCGGAGGGGGAAGTAGCCAGGGGATGGCCGGACCGGGACAGTATGGTCGAGGCCCCGGGTATGGTGGTTATGGCGGCTACGGTGGCGGAGGCGGAGGGGGCGGGTTCCTCAGTGGCTTGGCCGGGGGGCTGTTTGGCGCTGCGGCAGGACACTGGTTGTACGATTCATTCTCTGGACGTTCCGCACATGCTCAGGAACTGCCTCATTCGCAGTCCGATCCCATGACTTCAGGAGGCTCATTCGGTGACGACAACCGTGCACAGGATGCGGGATGGAGCGACGAAGGGAGCAGCACGGGTGGTGGCTGGTTTGACAGTGGAGATGGTGGCGACTTCGGCAGTGGCGGAGATTTTGGTGACGGAGGTGACTTTGGAAGTGGTGACAGCTTTTAG